A window of the Sabethes cyaneus chromosome 1, idSabCyanKW18_F2, whole genome shotgun sequence genome harbors these coding sequences:
- the LOC128740568 gene encoding carnitine O-acetyltransferase encodes MMRLVHTRTVPLGVACYNNGPLVRMLTAGTFSTNALPSLPLPRLEDTMNKLLKTVEPHVNDDGYKKTKSAITKFIAPGGVGTKLQKLLEERAASKKNWLSDWWLQSAYLEYRDPVIIYSSPGLVFPKLSYTTVDEQLKCAAKIAFGALLYKRMIDRNQIRLEMMGKAPLDMSQYNKIFGTCRVPGKPSDTLLFHPNSTHIVVVSNNQYFKVEVGNSDGVIAEDKLYHQLRQCQEMSKQKAEPIGMFSALPRDNWYEAYTVLTADSTNRKTIEAIQSSLFVLSLDYEIGNPTGDDVVDACHVLMHGGGSSANSGNRWYDKTLQLVVAPNGINGLTYEHSPAEGQPIAVLTDFIINYLAKGGQEGSVKDFPAPEKLNFNLTSEAYSLLEKAAASHDKLISDLDMNYLHYTGYGKNFIKSKKMSPDSFIQMAIQYAFYRLHRVPAAHYESAQTRMYEAGRTETIRSCSSESVAFARAMLEDGSNPADKLTKLRAAVDSHKAYAAKAVQGFGVDRHLLGLKLVARENRITLPELFKDDGLLASQHMRLSTSQVASRYDAFMCYGPLTTDGYGCCYNPKDDDMWFGVSSFKSNPITDSKDFRNSLRQALDDMFEVLSKAGGIESKL; translated from the coding sequence ATGATGAGACTTGTACACACTAGAACCGTTCCACTGGGTGTTGCCTGCTACAACAATGGTCCACTAGTGCGAATGCTGACGGCAGGCACCTTCAGCACCAATGCACTGCCTTCGCTTCCGCTGCCTCGCCTGGAGGATACGATGAATAAACTGCTGAAGACTGTGGAACCACACGTCAATGACGATGGATACAAGAAAACCAAATCGGCCATCACAAAATTCATCGCCCCCGGTGGAGTAGGAACTAAACTGCAAAAACTGCTCGAAGAGCGAGCCGCTTCGAAGAAAAACTGGCTATCCGATTGGTGGCTTCAATCGGCCTATCTGGAGTATCGCGATCCAGTCATTATCTACTCTAGTCCGGGACTGGTTTTTCCGAAGCTTTCGTACACAACCGTGGACGAGCAGCTGAAATGCGCCGCTAAAATTGCATTCGGAGCGCTGCTCTACAAACGCATGATCGATCGTAACCAGATTAGGTTGGAAATGATGGGAAAGGCACCGCTGGATATGTCACAGTACAATAAAATTTTCGGAACCTGCCGAGTACCCGGTAAGCCTTCCGATACCTTATTGTTTCATCCCAATTCAACACATATCGTTGTCGTATCGAACAATCAGTATTTTAAGGTTGAAGTCGGCAATTCCGACGGTGTCATTGCTGAAGATAAGTTATACCATCAGCTTCGTCAGTGCCAGGAAATGTCCAAACAGAAAGCAGAACCCATAGGAATGTTCAGCGCTCTGCCTCGCGACAACTGGTACGAAGCTTATACCGTTCTAACGGCAGATTCAACCAATCGCAAAACAATCGAAGCGATTCAAAGTTCACTCTTCGTACTATCACTGGATTACGAAATCGGCAATCCTACCGGAGACGACGTAGTCGACGCTTGTCATGTGCTCATGCATGGTGGAGGATCATCGGCGAATTCCGGCAACAGATGGTACGATAAAACGTTGCAACTGGTGGTTGCTCCCAACGGTATTAATGGACTAACCTACGAGCACTCACCGGCCGAAGGCCAGCCGATTGCAGTGCTGACCGATTTCATAATCAACTACCTGGCCAAGGGTGGCCAGGAGGGATCGGTGAAAGATTTTCCCGCTCCGGAGAAGCTGAATTTCAATCTCACCTCGGAAGCGTACAGTTTGCTGGAAAAGGCTGCCGCCAGTCACGATAAACTGATAAGCGATTTGGATATGAATTACCTGCACTACACGGGCTATGGAAAAAACTTCATCAAGAGTAAAAAGATGAGCCCGGATAGCTTCATTCAGATGGCTATCCAGTATGCATTCTACCGGTTGCACCGTGTTCCGGCCGCTCACTACGAATCGGCCCAAACGCGAATGTACGAAGCTGGCCGTACGGAAACGATTCGTTCGTGCTCTAGCGAATCGGTGGCCTTTGCTCGTGCCATGCTCGAGGATGGGTCAAACCCGGCGGATAAGCTGACCAAACTGAGAGCTGCGGTCGACTCGCACAAAGCGTACGCTGCCAAGGCGGTTCAAGGGTTCGGCGTTGACCGGCATCTGCTCGGACTGAAGTTGGTTGCCAGGGAAAACCGAATCACTCTTCCGGAGCTGTTCAAAGACGACGGACTGCTCGCCAGTCAACATATGCGTTTGTCCACCAGTCAGGTGGCATCGCGGTACGATGCGTTCATGTGCTACGGGCCGCTAACGACCGATGGTTACGGTTGCTGCTACAATCCCAAGGATGACGACATGTGGTTCGGCGTTTCGTCGTTCAAAAGCAATCCGATCACGGATTCGAAGGATTTCCGCAACAGCCTGCGACAGGCGTTGGACGATATGTTCGAGGTGCTCAGCAAGGCTGGTGGCATCGAGAGCAAACTATAA
- the LOC128740459 gene encoding uncharacterized protein LOC128740459, whose protein sequence is MDELETASFAELQDKNEIISKYIEHLEQLKRLAALRGRISESEFNNYLVRHYFHNNNIINYIFDKNTSRILLKTVIDRKKKIINFIFVLLTLFIAFSYKHEVSTVVLRNIQSFIYPGMRVWRKVTVPIIANYPSLTEYYDESCLLTNPYFQVENLNCDPCADVANVLDFTNIDDVAVNYPYIFKTQKELVDIHRLQALYEQHRAIFTKDAYKIQSTHESIRNLDDLFRHFLNSTQQVESHSVWRCNRMAPARLLRALFPRPARLPPTGVSLERYLIVDTPQAAPYRIPDAECANMFVIQGHGSRTFLLRPTQECRHRCRTLSVRLPASYGLIYNWWYWKPISLPERYAKSPSISYIGSYC, encoded by the exons ATGGATGAGCTGGAAACAGCCAGCTTTGCCGAGCTACAGGATAAAAATGAAATCATCAGCAAGTACATCGAACACCTGGAGCAGCTGAAACGGTTGGCTGCGCTACGGGGCCGAATTAGCGAGTCCGAATTTAACAATTATCTAGTGCGTCACTACTTTCACAATAATAACATCATCAATTACATTTTCGACAAAAACACCAGCCGCATCCTGCTCAAGACGGTCATCGATAGAAAGAAGAAAATAATCAATTTCATCTTCGTGCTGCTGACGCTGTTCATCGCCTTTTCCTACAAGCATGAAGTGTCGACGGTGGTGCTGCGAAACATCCAGAGTTTCATCTATCCGGGCATGCGGGTGTGGCGGAAGGTAACGGTGCCAATCATCGCCAACTATCCGTCGCTGACGGAGTACTACGACGAGAGCTGTCTGCTGACGAATCCGTATTTCCAAGTAGAAAACCTCAACTGTGATCCCTGTGCGGACGTTGCCAACGTGCTGGACTTTACCAACATTGACGATGTTGCTGTTAATTATCCGTATATTTTTAAG ACTCAAAAGGAACTAGTCGACATCCACCGGTTGCAGGCTCTATACGAGCAGCATCGTGCCATTTTCACCAAGGATGCATACAAAATCCAGTCTACCCACGAGAGCATCCGCAATCTGGATGACCTCTTTCGTCACTTTTTGAACTCGACCCAGCAGGTCGAGAGCCACAGTGTGTGGCGCTGCAATCGGATGGCACCGGCCAGGTTGCTGCGCGCGTTGTTTCCACGTCCGGCGAGGTTGCCGCCGACCGGTGTTAGCTTGGAACGGTACCTGATCGTGGATACCCCGCAGGCAGCCCCGTACCGCATTCCGGACGCGGAATGTGCTAATATGTTCGTCATTCAGGGGCACGGCAGCAGGACCTTCCTGCTGCGACCGACCCAGGAATGTCGACACCGCTGTCGGACACTGTCTGTGCGGTTGCCGGCCAGCTATGGGC TTATCTACAACTGGTGGTACTGGAAGCCAATATCGCTGCCGGAACGGTACGCCAAATCACCTTCCATCAGCTATATTGGTTCGTACTGTTGA